aaagtatcactGGCTGTGTTTGAATaacattcttacttttcttgttttttttttaatgtcgtaagctttgtcgatCACAATTAcgtgttttttaatgaaaaaaaaactgactaagATGTTCCACTAGtgtgtgtaagcgtctggtagctcaattcggaataaacatatttgtttgaaaatgactatcacattttttttttgtgacagctttttagttATCAATTTACAAAGAtcatattcaattattttgattgtaatttatccacaatctgcttagccgattccacccctggatttaattttaatttaatttatttgaattcagcTTAAATTAATTTCCGAAGGCCaacaatttcttacaaataaaatttggtcAGAACAAAAAGTTATAACAGCAAggacaaaacttttttcatcgAACTTGAAAAAACACTAGAGTCCATTATTCAATAATCAAACTCgacattttgattttatcaCGTAATTTTCgatgatttgtttattatttttgaacattatatacatttttacattaatacttaagatattttttttgtcagcttaaatatttacattaatgTTTCCCGTTCTTTGACTGGACTAATCccgtctttttttaattttttggcgTATTTACGGCTTCTTTGGTGTTGCAGGTGCAATTTAACGTAGTCAATTGGGAACTCCACATCATCACCATCAACTGCAGTCCCACGCACAAGTATCGAATtgacacaatttaaaaatgttaaaattaaaaatggtacCAAATGTGATATAAGACAGCTTTTTAATGGACTAtctaaaaatggaaataaataaaaaagtgacaATACATTAGaaatttgttatattaattaatgaaaattattcatttaaaattaaatgtacacagtaaaataaatttgttgttggtttaataataattacacaTATAGGAAGATAGGACAGATTTGAAGAACTAATTGtaatgaaacaatttttattcgcTGAGATATCTTAGAACTATACAAAGCTACCAAACTCGTCACCTTCCAAAGATAAGTacaaatgttaagaaaatatgCACATAATTGtcataattatacaaaaaacaacatccAAAATATAATGCCTAATGAATGTAAGTCGACCTTACTCTCCACTAAGTTGATTGATTCCTAAACTGGACATAGTCCGGGCATGCTCAGAACACCCTCTGAACAAATTGTGATCTATGCGCTCTGAATTATTTTTGCAACACATAAAGCGCGCTGTGCTCTGAACTAATAAAGAAAATGGTCAGATTTAGACTACATAAGGGACATGAAATTAAGGCAaggtcttggtcaaaatgtacgttcaaataatgcagttgactgcaaatgaatcCCTTATGTTGACTAAACAATTTCTAGGAGAAACGTCACGGATACTTGAATTACtttttgaatcagctgttcgcTCCGATTGAAGCCAAACCAAGATGAAGATCTTTATTAGATTGTTTTGGGTCCGCAAATCGAAGAGTTATATAGATTTGTTGAAGATAGTGCCTTACGTATAAATGCCTGGCGTCTGTACTACCGGTGaatcattccgtaattttcaaaaacttatcgTCTAAATGATTATCGccagggccggatttagaggtccagaggcctcggggcaatAAAGAAGCGGAAGCCCCCCTGCCCCAAATAGATTattttagtattgaacaaacacacataaatataaacgaaaaaaagaattatctgaagtTAAATgttagggttaacgaacggaccctttcgagcttttttcgccgaaaagtGGTTGATGATTTCATTGAAATCCacttctcggagtaaatcgcttttaATGCccaggagagaaagcttcgatagacggttttgtcccatcaTGGTCCgaagcatattttttataattttcatttttgaaaatgaccgCTCTCCAGTGAAATTTTTactatcaaaaacaaatacattctCAGTGCAATTTCGacgtttgggaatgtagctctgaaattttagAGAATTTGGTAGgaaaatagttccggcgattgatctgttccatagtccttttcttttttatatgagtcaatcaaagacacaatttgaaccaactcattaccaagactaggttCTAGATCATCCGTATACACTTTCATCAAGgcctctgctgcagcgtgcaCATTTTCAGCATCCaacttctcgatgtgattcaggaatccaaatctcaaacgtacagcttcataagcatgcaatctttcagtaagagaaacatATAGCTGGGCAATCGCTGGGATGAGGGTGGATACTTTGcatttttccttgggtgacggatttgcgtcttgtgctttcccgtaatcgagcgaattcaacctcacatttctcgttctggtccGGTCGTGTGACTGTACACATTCATCagtatgtacaatttttttggctACTCCCTCGTTTTTATCAAAATCGCATTgacgattcaagaatcatttttggGTCTTACAACATCTTGTTTATAGCTTTGAATCGCACCAAGATATCGTTGTTTACTAGtgaattttattggaatttgaaacacaaattttcCGAGGTCTCTATTGTGGGGGCCCCGTTTGTGGAGGCCCCACGGCTTCCACCCATGTTGCCCTCCCCTCATTTCGGTCCTGATAATCATTAATAACATCTTCAATAATTGTCTTCACGTAACTTTGTCACTATCGTATTGTCAATCGTTTTTAGTATAAGATCGTTCAGTGTATTTCAGATACTCTTATGCTATAAGTGacatgtcaaaatgaactcaacgaaagataatgcttgacaaccgtctggcaaatttattatttccagTGTCATTATAAAGGCctcttttgatataaaaaactttgcaaataaaactatatttgtaaaaattatttaacaacaagTAAGAAAGATTGCTTCTGTACATATTTTTGTCTTCtatatacaaaattcttgtATAGGCGTTGGAAGAGATTGAAGCGGTCTGATTCATCTCTTAATTTGTTTCGTAACcgtaataattgttttttttttgtgttttcactttctctttttaacaaaactaaataaagtcgAAACATTTGGAAATTAATTGCAGACGATACCTATTTAGCTATCGTTAAACGCTATAGTTTTGGCCATATCACTCTGAAGACTATCGGCGAACGCTATCGTCTGACAGTAATCATTTTACGGAATGACCTCCATGCTTTAGAATAATATTGAAGAATTCACATAACAACGTACATCCTTGCCAAAACTCTGTCCATGTTTGCAAAAGTTTAGAAGAATTATGTATTTCTTGATTGCTCTCGTCACAAGAAGATAAGTCTTTCCCGGATCTCAAAAGATCGGTATAGATGTTGTCTCAAAAAGCCTTAAAGTCAATCTTaagctttatttgttttagtGATTTAGACCATTTGGTTTATGGTCAATCAGCAGGACCGAAAGCCAAACTGACATAATGATGTCACCATAATGTGACTACTTGTTATAGGTGAGAGTTTCTAGCTTGTTTAGTTTCTGTAAACTCTGGCAACTTCCGGTGTGCTAGTGGTCCAAACAAAGGAATCTGACCCTCttttaagaatacaaacaaaatcctTGCAtagaaaattagtttaaaaataataatgaaaactttgtttttgattcTCTTCTCTATCttttatatcttctatttctGTTTTCTATCTATTTCTAATCGAAAACCCGTCTTTTAAGAGATAATTTGACTTTACAGATGTTTTCGTAGAACCTGTACTActaaagtaaataagtaagttaatgtacatacatattaaaaaaaactaaatctagTAAATTTATCCtgattattatataatattcgTGAAATATAAAGTAATACCTGGATATAGATATATGTCCAGAAGCATCCAAATTCCACGCCATACATTAACTGATCCCATAAAACTCATCAAATAATATGTATCAgctaaaaaaagctttaatcTTCCAATTGAATTGCCACATATCCAACGAAAAATCGGTTGTAAAACAAATGTTATAAGAGTAACTCCATATCCTATaatctaaaaatacaaataaattataaattacctTGTTACAAAAGAAGACaacattatatattttaaaaaagtatacaaaaattaatttaaacagtcgtcgaaatcttaaattttgaaagaaaaaaaaatgaaaaaaaccgTTGAAATGTAATACTTAAGTTCTTGTAGCTACCTACGAAAGTTTTGAAGTACCAAAACATGTTCTACATAGTCATTACTACAACCCTGCAGGTTCCTGCAAAACCAAATTTTCATGTAGCACAGTGCAATTATTGCCACCTAAATTAATCGTAAGATATTCCGAAACTGGTGGACCagcatatattttaatttttaggaaaatattAGCTTTCGAAAATACAAATACACGTTTTTCGAACTTTGAAAACCAAGATTCACAATTGAAACGATTGATCGTTAAATCTTTTTTCACTAAGTTGACACTCATGGTCATGGCTTAAGAAATGTTGGTAATCCTATAATATTAATTGTAATCACTTCGATATTAAtaaccattattattatttattattccctgtttttttcaatttaattttgtataaagttcATTAAAGAATACGGTCATGGCTGTTCTGCCGTCTGCCGGAGTTtacattacaaaataaactaataaaaaataagaaaaaaggaggaaatataattaaaattactaaatttaatCAGAAATGTACAAACAAGATTTTTAATGTAGTTaagttaaatataattattacaaTTTCGGATGAGAAGCCAGAGTTTTATACCAACCCCGAGcaccatttaatattttgtcaagaCTATTGATAGACAAAAAACTTTCTTGGAAATATAATCGCCgaatttcttgcaaaattggGCAATTAGCTATAAAATGGTAAACATCTTTTACACAGGTTACAAATTTGCTGCAAATCAACTCTAAGCGGGATGAAATTCAGGTCGAAAATTTCCACCATTGCTTTAAGAACTGTACTTATTAAATCGGCtgagtttttaacattaaaatagcTTTAGTGATTTTTAgattactaaaaatatttctagaagAAGACGATGATGCTCAGTTATCGAAAACGCGATATCATGAGATAGAGCCAGCTGGTTCTATTCCCTGAAAAGTGATGCATTTGTTTGCAATAGTCTAACCAATATCAATTTATGAAGACTGGTATCACTTCTTTTCATCACTCTCGTATAATAGTCTGAAATAgccttaatttttcttataagattggTGGTAATCCTGTTTCGACATGAATCACGTAGGTCGGCGTGGAGTTCGGAAAACGAAAAATGTGTGTAAGAAAATGTCTTTCGACCAATTGAAACTCTTCGAACGGAGTAACcacaaatgaaaatgaaaccaaaaataaaaaccttgaattttgaCGAATGGTCAATATCGGGATTTGCAAAAAAACTCGGCCACATTGAATTCAATGCTAACTTAGCTACACTGCTTTTTTAGTTATATGTAAATAGAACTCCTAGATACTTAAATTCACGTACACATTCAATCCGTTCGCTACCAAGTCTCCAGGCTTCTTCAGAGCTGTTCTACATTGTTGGTTTtcaaatatcattgtttttgttttttgaacgttaattttcaaatctcatgtttgacagtacgactgtagtttattaatttgaagttgCAGTGAAAAAGGATTGTAGGCTAGTAATATCAAATCGTCTGTATAGAGCAAAACTTTTATCGGTAGAATATCagaaatatcatcaataaacaGAGGTCTCAAAATGCATCCTTTGGAACGCCTGCCTTTGTTTCGAACCACTCTGACAGTTTAGATCCATCCCATACAGCTGCGTTTGAAGACatcagaaattgaaaataaagcaCCAAACATTTTAGTGACATTCCCATATTTGAGAGCTTATAAAACAAAGCCCGTCTGTTGACTGTGTCGAATGCAGATTTGAAAACAACGAAATAGGGataaagttttttgattttttcaatttgatttctaGCTAAGCTAGTCAATGCAAATATGTGATCCATAGTGGTGAACCCAGAGCTGAATCCCGCATGAAATATGCTGAGAAGATTAGTTTTTCAGTCCAGCTAGATAATCTTTCATAAAGAATTCTAGCAAATATCTTTCTAAGCGAGTTGAGAATGGATATTTTCTTGTAGTTCTCAGGATGattaggatctcctttcttaaacattgtgaaaaaaaggctttggtaaatttatttaaaaatattttaaattcaaaaaaagtgcgtttttatatttatattttttttttgtaaaagtaagataagaaaaatatataagagaaaatttaatacaaatctatcggttcgttttttgagaaaattggaattttttatttttacccaaaaaatttgtattggaaCACTgtaatttttattcttaaatcagttaatttccaagtttgaactcaatagaCCCAATAGTTTGGGCTGAAGGACCAGCCAGTACAAACAGACACACAGACATAAGGAATcaagggacccacttttttcgacttctctaccatggtaatgtcatgtttgattaaaatcgtgAGTTCGAAATTTATTACGAATGCAAACCTTGCCAGATACAAGTTCCTATATGacgcaagtaaaaataattaaatgagtTAAAGTTAATCTGTGGGTCACTGTCTTGCGCAAAATCATGTAGCCCTAAATATTCATACGTTGGAAATCCAACAGTAATAACGGTGTCTCTTTAAAGCCAGCAGAAACTACTATCAAGAATCTTCCAATCGAAAAATCTCTATAAATCCAATCTGATTCTGTATAAGACTATGGTCTTATTTACTCAATCAATAGCACCTTAACCTCTTATTAGCATTTGAGAGAGTATCACAAAGAATGATTAGCAACATTTGTTATTAAGGACAATTTTGGAATAGGTATTAcattgatttatttgaaatatatcgCGAGGCTGATAAAGAGGCACAGTAAAATAAAGCTTGGTAGATCAGGCGGAAAATCCTTACGATACAATTTATGGTAGCAGACAGCAGGAAAGACCATGCCTCCGATGCAAGGATAGTCAAGGACGCCCGGAGCCTTGCGATGCGCAACTAAATGGCATGGACAACAACTGGGAAAAGTGGAGAAGTTAAACGAGGATAGGACCTGATCAAAGTTGTGGCACCGAAGACGGATTCATCGGCGAGGCCTACGTCTGCGTTACATATCtatctattatttcatccctccaaatcaaatattttgtttgttaacattttttttacagcagttgagctgtcagacaaagctaatgttcagataattgaactagagcttccatttggagtcacattacgttacattacgttcttttccttacgattgtcaaacgaaacgtgaggttgaagctcccttgtgatagcatgcattgaattcttttggctgaactcgtaaacgtcaggtaaAGCCGAAGATTAAGCGtctttgtgattcagccataagttATAAGTTAGATAGTAAAAAAGTTTGTCTAAAATACTTCTGGCAGACCCTTGATTACAAAAGTGATCCCCTTTAtgattcttataaataaatacactttCGAagagaataatgaaaaaaactaatgtaaaccaaaaacaaatgttatatttagtgataattttaaaaagataaaggGATATGAACTCAAAAACTACTATTATTATAATGCTCTTGTCTATAAGTACAATGTCTACCCATGCAATGCCAGGAAGAGCTGCTTGTTTGACATAAGAATatgttggttaaaaaaaataaaattactattaagaactttaaaaattattttactttgcaTTGTATCAACATCGTACTGAACTAGCGAACAattattttaaccaaaaatttaaattttaaacttaccaACGACGCAATTGCTGATATTACAgcattttttctataaaaaactaTATCTAAGGACTCCCAAACTCCTCTCCATGCTATTACGACTAGTGTTCCTACAAAAATTGCTGAGAAAAATGTATCCAAAATGTAAAGTCCAGGGCGATGAAATttctgaaataataaataaaatttcgtaAAACATGTAACACgtgaaaaaactgttttaatttttataattatgaatttgaattttctttttagtaacgtatttgtttaaaaattgtgttttagtttttttttttattttattttattgtaaaaagaaataaaccagAACAGGCAAGTCAACTttgcttaattttattttgttatgaagaCAAAACTTTTAACTTGCAAAATAAATcgctaaataaatataaaatcaagcCTACATACGTAGTTTTATTTGTGTTCAATAAGCTATTCCATTTGAGTCGGACATAAcgtcgaaaataaatgtaagtCTGAAATTCTGCGGTGATATAAAGccaaatttcaataattggccttatttcccttttttaaagtttattaaagcCAATTTCCAACAGTTGGCCTTATTGCACTTGAACtaagtaaaataaagccaaattggGCCCAACTTTTTTAAAGTGCAATAACGCCAACTCttgaaaattggtcttatttcacttggcttAATTTCACTGCACCACCATCTTAAACAATCCAGATCCAAGCCaatagttaaaattttgagattttaagtACTTATTATatcattcaaaattgttaactttagtatttaacgaattataataaataaaggtCATTTTTGAGGGTGATGtctgaaaaggaaaaaaatactatacaaatttaatatcaaaagttattttgttataaacttgaaaacatAGCCAATTTAATTTCAAGGTTCAAGTAAAACATAactaaaatgttgttatttgaTGTTTAATTCtactataaaaaagtaaataaggtgacgcaacagtccattgagaactagggccaagtgacttacaactgtcaaccattcctgggattctagggatggaggggacctacttttcatgacatgagttactcttggaggatttttcacttcctcgcaagaggcagtacccgtactttttttaaattatggtggcacatACAGGGATATAACCACAAGACCTTTGGCGTGACAGCCCTTCACACGAAGCaccacgccacgggtactacttaatTCTTTTATGCatgttcaaatttaaatatcttgcGTTTAACCTTTGtggaaaaaaataacattacccTCTCTTAGtaagaaattaattcaaagtgTAATTGACTCTCAAATAAGTCTATTGTAGATTCCCGTAGAAAAATGTATCCGAAACACTTCAACGtaatttcaacattattttttcactttgaCACTACGAGAAAAAATCTCTTAACCAAAATACAtacctttaatttaaaaaaaatatacttacatgagtattaaaaaatgttgaaatatcaaaataattttgtctttgaTCTGTGGCGACAACAAACGGAGCAGCGGTTAGATTACGACTTGTTTTGGTTACGATTAACAGACATATTGCAATTAACGTCAAAATTACAATAACACCTAATGAGGTTCTACTGGTAAAGAGGTCACACAGATTCCAAGCACCTCGCCACATATTAACACATATAATTCCGAATATAGCCGTATATCCACGCGATCCTAAATAATACGTCAATCTCCTTTTGTCAGGATCAAAcgatttcttaaaactattttgacaTAATGTGAAAAAAATATGGCCAAAAACTCCTAATCCAAATGAAATCAAAGCGGAAATGCCAGCATTTTGAGGGAACAAAATAAGTTCCATCAGCTCCCAAGTCCCCCTCCAGTAGGCAATTACACAAGGCCCTACAATCACTGATGATACTGAAATGtcaataaactttaaaagtaaCAAGTACTTGTCATTTGATGTTGTCTCGGATATCGTTTCAGGCACATAAGTTCTTCCATtggatttcattttaaattttgatttgggaacttgaaatttaaataagaaggTAATTACAACTATTCGCTGCTTATTTTAGTCGCGCACTGATATAAGAGATCAcaaatatttcactttttttttaaattacaaacttaggtacatacaaatttgttgacactttggtttggtttattatatttattgagTAACAATGTAAAAATTAAACGAACACAACTAGCATTTTCCTttgatatgataaaataaatttcatattctAAGACTCTTTTAATTTGAAGATAAGGCAGTTAATTTTTCTGCACGTTAAACATTGAGAACATGAATAAATGAACAGCCAATCTCTGGCGGTGCTGGGCTAACAACACTCACTGGTATTTGATACCCTCTGATAATATAATGATAATAAGTAAAATAATCACAAAATTACCTTCGTAGTCTCTCCTTATGGACGCAGCTTTGCAATTAACTATCggataaaatagtttaattgcAATTAAAAGTACGATCGAAGTAAACGTATAAAAGGCAAAGAATATTAACTACTACTACAATATACTAATGGTGGGCAGACGAGCTTTTGATAGAATTTCACGACTGATAGCCGCATTCGGGTGATACGCTCTGAACTATAGATATCTCGACTGTTTTAAATTACCTATGTACCTACTTAAATCATAAACATCACAGAACAACAATAATATTACACCAAACCGTGTTCAGAAGGATGatttgataatcaaattttgttttatgtgtaAAGTGTGTGTCTGGTCATGTGCATTTGCTCATTTcattatgaaatcatttttaaaatactcttAAAAATACTATAGTTGAAAACTATGCAAACcatctttattaaaagtacggcACATTTTTTGGTACAGAACTTGGCTTAGATAACACACCTTGAAAAAATTCGATTTAACAATAGCACCAATAAGTATGATCTTTAAGAAGTATTCACATGAgagcgaccaacgaacgacaaatgaattacaaaatgtgagtttatatacgtttgaagacatatttccacacaaaccttaacaaaacgatagcaatatagtttctatttgatttatgatgcatacttttagttttcaatatcatatattaataaatttaaaacaaatttattcgtcgcgaacaaaattgtagttgataagaactgtcaaactttattcgcgttccacattatctaCACTCGTAACGAATAAAATattcgcgcgtacttaacctaaaaaaatcattcttgttttggtttctgtggtgaatggtgttcattcgcgacgaattaaaaactctcatttgaaagaaatgtcaaaatcgacgaatattcgtttattcgttggtcgtgctcatgtgaatagtgctttaaagTATATCGTATTGCAGAAACCTCTCTTCTtgctatgtacatacatatctagAAAGctaatgtagttttttttgaaaattcagaaCGTCTCTTCGCTACGGGATCGTAACtgaacaaaattcataaaatgatCTAATTTTCagaatcaaaattattactttccCAAGTGATTGataggatttttttaattttttaacatcccAGCTAGAAGCCCTGGTAGCTATTagcttttaagtattgttttgtacatttatgtatagttcaataaataataataataataataatattttgaaattactcGATGACGGTTCCAGGTctttagaatataaaaaaagattctTAGAAAAATGTTCCTATGTTTCAGATATTTGTTATCGTCAGCCATATATCACGTCCGTCAGAGATCAACTGCAAATAGTTTTACCTCCAGtctccaaaataattatatCTATCGAAGAATAACATCTGGCaacataaaaatcttaaaataaaaattgattctccactcaaatatcttggcaatatttaaaacaatgcttttaacatttggtatagttaaaaataaaatcaattgacatttttccaatgaaaaatacaaatccCAGAAAAATACTACACAATATTATCAGAAACTACTTTTCGGCTCAAATGTCTCTAGAACAAATgaaggtatcgacttcaaaattattgtttgatgaataaaaaccaaagaaagatattgacttcaaactttttctgTACATATCTTACTCAAAAATtttctaacaatattttgtaagaattttagATACATCGTCAGATAAGCACGAATGGGAAGTATGGGTGaaatcccagcatctttttttaagttttgtgacGTTGCTCGTTAAAGGTTATAATGCAAGTTAATTCTGAAGATACAATAAGAAAATCCACAGTATACTATAGTCTTTAACTTACGAGTGTATACTTTTCTTTAAGCATTATTGTAGTATGTTCTTTCAATACCAAATTTAAActtgagttctttttttaaattttaatattttcatagatGCTCACTTGTACATAATGTTGTTTAATTGACAGAATTCTGATGCTTGCTTTAACCGACCATAAGGAAAACCAATCAGTTTCAAGCTGTTTCAACTACCCCTATGCGTTTCCCCTGGTCGACAGAACTTTCCTTTTAGAAAGGTATTTTCATTAGATGGGCACATATTGTATGTACAAGCTGTTTTTAgtctttatgtttatttttctatattgcatagattcttttttttattaataattgagCGAGTTCAAATCATTTAATTGCGGATTTCCGATCTCTCTTTCTGCCTGAAGCTTTGTTTTTTctgtattattttgattttgatagtaaaacatttcaagaaatttacataaaatgtCATCTATTAAAGTTCACCAATTGTTCGACATGTGCTACAAGACGACTCAAGCGTTCACTGTTTTTCTCAACGCACCTAGTACCTCATTAAAGAAGGTTGTTGAAGCAGGAAACTAGATATTTAGGAGGAAACCACGATCAGAAAAACAATCAGCGGAGGTCTAACACAGCTCTAAAGTAGACATCCCTATCAAGCGTCTAATCGTTTCCTCTATTTATAATAAGTACTGCTATGACCCTCCCTGCGCATAGATAGTAAACTTAAGtcgattttgatttgatttttttaactatttattgaCGAACTAATTGAGATGACATTGTTGTAGTTGAGATTTGTATCTTCCCTTCTAGTATGTGTCTTTCAAGTTAGTCTCTTTAAACCTAGCTAAGTAGcaacaataattatttcaaaaagctGTTACATTTAGTTTTCTCAAATGATGCACATAATATTGTGattactga
This window of the Eupeodes corollae chromosome 3, idEupCoro1.1, whole genome shotgun sequence genome carries:
- the LOC129951158 gene encoding uncharacterized protein LOC129951158 produces the protein MKSNGRTYVPETISETTSNDKYLLLLKFIDISVSSVIVGPCVIAYWRGTWELMELILFPQNAGISALISFGLGVFGHIFFTLCQNSFKKSFDPDKRRLTYYLGSRGYTAIFGIICVNMWRGAWNLCDLFTSRTSLGVIVILTLIAICLLIVTKTSRNLTAAPFVVATDQRQNYFDISTFFNTHKFHRPGLYILDTFFSAIFVGTLVVIAWRGVWESLDIVFYRKNAVISAIASLIIGYGVTLITFVLQPIFRWICGNSIGRLKLFLADTYYLMSFMGSVNVWRGIWMLLDIYLYPDSPLKSCLISHLVPFLILTFLNCVNSILVRGTAVDGDDVEFPIDYVKLHLQHQRSRKYAKKLKKDGISPVKERETLM